A single genomic interval of Armigeres subalbatus isolate Guangzhou_Male chromosome 1, GZ_Asu_2, whole genome shotgun sequence harbors:
- the LOC134201878 gene encoding probable cytochrome P450 6a13: MISGTVLVLLVLAVVVLLGLYLRRVLQSRRVYWIRRRIPFIAWPHLLFGNVRGLWSDEHTSTVGQKLYNDLKGRRLAAGGFNLLALPAILVVDPDLAEEVLVKNAGRFPSRGLHVDTEVDPLSGTLFALSGKRWQDKRDLLAPMYGDGTIRQMFGTIASVADELRLEIRKSLGSKEEDVQEWTSRYVSDVMGTNVFGIRSRTIQEPNTEFRINGMLATEFSWKTLFRHWIGFTMPKFAKRIGLRITHATVEKFYAGLCRATTLHRESYGIQKNDLLQLFVRFYVDRQLTLEDLTIECYSFVKYGTEQCTSLMTFCLYELSRNVVIQKRLREEISHSLEDTDGQLTYGVIKSMSYLDQVISETLRKYPPVDFIYRRSNVSRDNIPKDTLFIIPVYAFHHDPDHFPDPEKFDPDRFATSGSANARHPYCYLPFGAGPRRCLGADFSLLVVKIGLVTLLRSFRFVWPGDAREKVKFKPNALVLSPVEGSVRLRVESI; the protein is encoded by the exons ATGATTTCGGGTACAGTGTTGGTTCTGTTGGTGCTCGCAGTAGTGGTACTTCTGGGGCTGTATCTCCGCCGTGTTTTACAATCCCGGCGTGTCTATTGGATTCGCCGAAGAATCCCATTCATCGCTTGGCCGCATTTGCTGTTCGGAAACGTCCGTGGTCTCTGGAGCGACGAGCATACGTCAACGGTTGGACAAAAGCTGTACAACGATCTGAAGGGTCGCCGACTGGCAGCTGGTGGGTTTAATTTGTTGGCTTTACCAGCGATTTTAGTAGTGGATCCGGATTTGGCCGAGGAGGTTTTGGTGAAGAATGCCGGCCGGTTTCCGAGTAGGGGACTGCACGTTGATACTGAAGTGGATCCACTCAGTGGAACATTGTTCGCGCTGAGTGGGAAAAGATGGCAAGACAAGCGAGACCTATTGGCGCCGATGTACGGTGATGGCACGATAAGACAAATGTTCGGAACAATTGCAAGCGTTGCCGATGAGTTACGTTTGGAAATACGAAAAAGTCTTGGTAGCAAGGAGGAAGACGTTCAGGAATGGACGTCTCGGTATGTCTCGGATGTTATGGGAACAAACGTGTTTGGGATACGTAGCCGAACCATCCAGGAGCCTAATACAGAGTTCCGGATAAACGGAATGCTGGCAACCGAGTTCAGCTGGAAAACATTATTCAGACATTGGATTGGTTTTACAATGCCTAAGTTTGCTAAGAGAATAGGTCTTCGGATTACGCATGCAACAGTGGAAAAGTTCTATGCTGGTTTGTGTCGAGCCACAACACTGCATCGGGAGAGCTACGGCATTCAGAAAAATGATCTACTTCAGTTGTTCGTGCGGTTTTACGTGGACCGGCAGCTAACATTGGAGGATTTGACTATCGAATGTTATAGCTTTGTCAAATACGGAACGGAGCAGTGCACATCTTTGATGACTTTTTGTTTGTATGAGCTGTCCAGGAATGTTGTTATTCAGAAGCGTTTGCGTGAGGAGATCAGCCATTCACTTGAGGATACGGACGGTCAATTGACGTACGGAGTCATTAAGTCTATGTCTTATCTGGACCAAGTGATAAGCG AAACCTTGCGGAAATACCCACCAGTGGATTTTATCTATCGGCGTTCCAATGTTTCGCGCGACAACATCCCGAAGGACACGCTGTTCATCATTCCTGTCTACGCTTTCCATCACGATCCGGACCACTTTCCGGATCCGGAGAAGTTCGACCCGGACCGATTCGCCACCAGCGGCAGTGCGAATGCGAGACATCCCTACTGTTATTTACCATTCGGAGCCGGTCCCCGCCGCTGTTTGGGTGCAGACTTTTCTCTGCTGGTGGTAAAGATTGGACTAGTGACATTGTTGCGCAGTTTTCGGTTCGTTTGGCCCGGTGACGCACGGGAAAAGGTAAAATTCAAGCCGAATGCCCTGGTGCTGAGTCCAGTCGAGGGTAGTGTGCGGTTGAGGGTAGAAAGTATTTGA